In Coccidioides posadasii str. Silveira chromosome 4, complete sequence, one genomic interval encodes:
- a CDS encoding uncharacterized protein (EggNog:ENOG410PIZD~COG:K~BUSCO:1046at33183), with the protein MEDQDGISIRPMRLKVLYTFDDESKTNCLARWPHVLQIQTAFLDEDIQVGVIELKTCIQAIVSASPELVAKLGRDYTVYAYDYSEYETPLVGQGMLSWVLASSSPTPNAPAHQSRTMVTGRVCQNAGLFARGAQETLEVKLRLVPVPSILQSEYLNSMQKYRELSTVIPQDFDAQAWTSFVQSNPGLFAGSDANPVAERDAVDRSGIENVHRMLSEGSGPRDLSNLNNFHADSPAQFTNATPSRTSTPGIVRPMSQQQKRNVDETFRPSSRGSVQHPNAPTRRRGSIMSGYGSSDETAEGPVQKRAKLMRADLDKTNMNIERQPGSLRVAASTAASVRIHRPTPLNPTIQAAQASNEDPVRPPTPVPSAVNAPTRRIGRPPQSNLRRQSSTFSQHSHGPPYMSEERRAAEMTSGSPPDEMRYAISSETPFNMPSSPPVMDMTCPQTSSPVLPPLPDQDSGFMSGNFEPLDDENANNEYHNTQQQNNLTDMANSHTSSRPAVPSASGNPAAGHQHRQIMSDGTMSARNPAPVLPPQPRKAAGSRPSSRASVRGSKPLAPAPAPVRQADVGQSRLPLPPVPVSDPVQPLQHPINAQTPSCPMSDMPMVSTPGSTNFPDGKIRSGAGARRVKQVQARLDQCIKQGTVPPYCENCGAIETTTWRRAWSKVIEGSAENANACINDPGMLFWEAVDTETDGTVTSYRQFKKSLANEDRDYIQLLLCNPCGLWLHKFKNMRPENKWNKPPNKDKRKRKSNRRPPAVPAASTRSQMRLLAAKRSGSSPPPTEASSPPEETTPKNGNSVGNNGVSQPHSNNRRANSAEPPKSTNKNDRWQQEDAFEALRRAIQSSPARNMEARKVPFMEPNLTPNPVRRTLFQSSKEDSAMKTLSEALVNSVRRSPRSTPKNSKQGTGAESNSKSPGDGLDHLFEGGEDAFLDIDPPNSPTPRQKNRTPNTRTVNKENVGVPSEQPKEFTSSENQQTLQESPNAAKGQNGDIGTLSLWNSPNSKNFETINGLVLNIFESDDESLTHTDSFQPFVPPKAPASGDWVDWDPDCVSPTDSQIAEGGANEQSGRIPAGLNDDNTSPSIVDGFQNKEAQAPNDASNIQSGEDAEFRSLLLATATGYTAFNDSSAISDTDIFDPALVDPQLLSGMWSKDGSIAASPSGGKNSGVDQFDAEVFSAIIQEVTGKPSST; encoded by the exons ATGGAGGACCAAGATGGCATCTCGATTCGTCCAATGAGGC TCAAAGTCCTCTATACCTTTGATGACGAAAGCAAAACAAACTGTCTTGCCCGGTGGCCTCACGTGCTTCAGATTCAGACGGCTTTCTTGGACGAAGACATACAAGTTGGCGTGATCGAGCTTAAGACTTGTATCCAGGCCATAGTTTCGGCAAG CCCAGAATTGGTTGCAAAGCTCGGCCGAGACTACACCGTTTACGCATACGATTATTCCGAGTATGAAACCCCACTGGTGGGACAAGGGATGTTGTCATGGGTCCTAGCTTCGTCTTCTCCGACACCTAATGCACCGGCTCATCAGTCAAGAACCATGGTCACTGGACGCGTGTGCCAAAATGCCGGCCTTTTTGCAAGGGGTGCGCAGGAAACGCTCGAGGTCAAATTGAGATTGGTACCGGTACCGTCGATTTTACAAAGCGAGTACCTCAACAGCATGCAGAAGTATAGGGAATTAAGCACCGTAATTCCACAGGACTTCGACGCACAGGCCTGGACCAGCTTTGTTCAATCCAATCCCGGTTTATTCGCAGGCAGCGATGCAAACCCAGTGGCTGAGCGTGATGCTGTGGATAGGTCAGGGATTGAGAATGTTCATCGAATGTTAAGCGAGGGATCAGGGCCTCGTGATCTTTCCAATCTCAACAACTTCCACGCTGACTCACCAGCCCAATTCACGAATGCTACCCCCAGTCGTACTTCGACTCCAGGAATTGTGAGACCTATGAGCCAGCAGCAAAAGAGAAATGTCGACGAGACATTTAGACCCTCTTCGAGAGGGTCCGTTCAACATCCTAATGCTCCTACCCGTCGTCGAGGCTCTATCATGTCAGGATACGGAAGTTCAGATGAGACTGCTGAAGGCCCAGTGCAAAAAAGGGCAAAGCTTATGAGGGCTGATTTAGACAAGACAAATATGAACATCGAACGCCAGCCTGGATCCCTTCGCGTTGCCGCCAGCACGGCCGCTTCTGTCAGAATACATCGCCCGACACCTTTAAATCCCACCATCCAGGCAGCTCAGGCTTCAAACGAAGACCCCGTTCGCCCACCTACACCTGTTCCGTCTGCAGTCAATGCACCAACTCGTCGAATAGGCCGTCCTCCTCAGAGTAACCTTCGACGTCAGTCATCAACTTTCAGTCAGCATTCGCACGGTCCTCCATACATGTCCGAGGAACGGCGCGCCGCGGAAATGACATCCGGCTCCCCGCCTGATGAGATGCGTTATGCTATATCCTCCGAGACCCCATTCAATATGCCATCCTCACCACCTGTAATGGATATGACGTGTCCCCAAACCTCTAGTCCGGTTCTTCCACCACTACCAGATCAGGACTCTGGATTCATGAGTGGAAACTTTGAACCCCTCGACGATGAAAACGCAAATAATGAGTACCACAATACCCAACAACAGAATAATTTGACAGATATGGCCAACTCACACACATCTTCGAGACCCGCAGTTCCTTCTGCAAGCGGAAACCCGGCCGCCGGTCACCAGCATAGACAGATTATGAGTGATGGCACGATGTCAGCCAGAAATCCCGCACCAGTTCTTCCGCCTCAGCCAAGAAAAGCGGCTGGTTCTCGGCCTTCGTCTAGAGCAAGCGTCAGAGGTTCGAAACCACTCGCTCCAGCCCCAGCTCCTGTTCGGCAAGCCGATGTAGGCCAGTCCCGGCTACCACTACCTCCTGTTCCCGTTAGTGATCCAGTACAACCACTGCAACACCCAATCAACGCCCAAACTCCGTCTTGTCCCATGAGTGACATGCCGATGGTATCTACTCCTGGATCCACAAACTTTCCAGATGGAAAGATCCGGAGTGGTGCTGGAGCAAGACGTGTGAAGCAAGTTCAAGCTCGTCTAGACCAATGCATCAAGCAGGGCACAGTGCCTCCATATTGCGAAAACTGTGGAGCCATTGAAACCACAACGTGGAGGCGGGCGTGGTCCAAAGTCATTGAAGGAAGTGCGGAAAATGCGAACGCTTGCATTAACGATCCGGGAATGCTATTCTGGGAGGCAGTTGACACTGAAACCGATGGCACTGTTACATCTTATAGGCAATTTAAGAAATCATTGGCGAACGAGGACAGGGACTACATACAACTTCTCCTTTGCAATC CTTGTGGATTATGGCTTCATAAGTTCAAGAACATGCGCCCTGAGAACAAATGGAACAAGCCCCCAAACAAAGATAAAAGAAAACGCAAGTCTAATAGAAGGCCTCCGGCGGTCCCTGCAGCGTCAACCCGCTCACAGATGAGGCTCCTGGCGGCCAAACGCTCCGGGTCCTCGCCACCCCCAACGGAAGCTTCGTCTCctccagaagaaacaacgcCAAAAAACGGGAACAGTGTGGGAAACAATGGTGTTTCCCAGCCGCATTCCAATAATAGAAGAGCAAATAGTGCAGAACCGCCAAAATCGACCAATAAAAATGACCGTTGGCAACAAGAAGACGCATTTGAGGCACTAAGAAGAGCAATTCAGTCCAGTCCCGCGAGGAACATGGAGGCACGCAAAGTGCCGTTTATGGAGCCCAATCTGACCCCCAATCCTGTTCGAAGAACTTTGTTCCAATCTTCGAAAGAGGACAGTGCTATGAAAACTCTCAGTGAAGCTTTGGTTAACAGTGTCAGACGCAGTCCTCGGTCAACTCCAAAGAATTCGAAACAAGGAACGGGCGCAGAATCTAACAGCAAATCTCCAGGTGACGGCCTTGACCACCTTTTTGAAGGCGGGGAAGATGCATTCCTTGATATTGACCCCCCAAACAGCCCAACTCCAAGGCAAAAGAACCGAACTCCAAATACACGAACGgttaataaagaaaatgtCGGCGTGCCATCAGAGCAGCCAAAAGAGTTTACTTCGTCTGAGAATCAGCAAACCCTTCAGGAGTCGCCAAACGCCGCTAAGGGCCAGAACGGCGATATTGGCACTTTGTCGCTTTGGAATAGCCCAAATTCAAAAAATTTTGAAACCATTAACGGCTTGGTTCTGAATATTTTCGAATCAGACGATGAGTCTCTTACGCACACAGATTCCTTTCAGCCTTTCGTACCCCCCAAAGCCCCTGCAAGCGGCGATTGGGTAGATTGGGATCCCGACTGTGTCTCACCTACAGATTCTCAGATAGCTGAGGGAGGAGCAAACGAGCAATCCGGCCGCATTCCCGCGGGCCTTAATGACGATAATACTTCCCCAT
- the SMD2 gene encoding mRNA splicing protein (EggNog:ENOG410PNRK~COG:A~BUSCO:16567at33183) produces MSDVKIQDLLNKPRSELTEYEVSLLEEHELTTGPLSILQTATRSHSQVLISCRNNRKLLARVKAFDRHCNMVLENVKEMWTEKPKGGKGKGVNKDRFVSKMFLRGDSVILVLLS; encoded by the exons ATGTCTGACGTTAAGATACA AGATCTATTGAACAAGCCTCGTAGCGAGCTCAC TGAATACGAAGTCTCTCTACTCGAAGAGCACGAGCTCACCACCGGCCCTCTCTCCATCCTTCAAACTGCTACACGCTCTCACTCCCAAGTCCTCATCTCTTGCCGAAATAACCGGAAACTCCTCGCCAGAGTAAAGGCTTTTGACCGCCATTGTAACATGGTCCTCGAGAACGTCAAGGAGATGTGGACGGAGAAGCCAAAGGGCGGCAAGGGCAAGGGTGTGAACAAGGATAGATTCGTTAGCAAGAT GTTCCTGAGAGGAGATTCCGTCATCCTGGTCCTTCTCAGCTGA
- a CDS encoding uncharacterized protein (EggNog:ENOG410PGQZ~COG:G~BUSCO:4745at33183): MQTKHFFNDPTHLVSSALRSLTLTNPSLAFDEENKIIYRRPTGDASTQPKVSIVSGGGSGHEPAFAGFVGKGLLTASVAGTIFASPSAEQVRRAVMQRVEVSKGVLIIIMNYTGDVLNFGMAAEKAKAAGIKTEFFAVGDDVGVGRTKGGKVGRRGIGGGILVLKIIGALAEAGASLSEVYATAKLVAKNVVSLGSSLEHVHVPGRETSDASEVIPEGEIEVGMGIHNEPGSHRVKNTLEELIQTMLKQLLDQDDKDRGFLKWDSPDKFVLFINNLGGVSTLELSGITAETILQLERDYHIKPVRTIQGTFLTSLNGMGFSISLLRLVDTRLGQGRSLLELLDAPAEAVGWAAPIQTSTWESQSDATFEGRRASSVQEAPSNLKVNISVFRKAVLSGLNRLIAAESTVTRYDTVVGDGDCGVGLKRGAEAIVSLLNNPSVPLNDDILCSLNRIISLVETTMDGTSGAIYAIFLNALAHGLREQDSPSNSISVTAKVWSRALQQSLKALAKYTPAQPGDRTLIDALVPFINKLAESGDVKAAACAAQEGAESTKSMKASLGRSVYIGGEDEWIGKIPDPGAYGLSEFLNGLADGI; this comes from the exons ATGCAGA CCAAACACTTTTTCAACGACCCAACCCACCTTGTCAGTTCTGCCTTACGCTCGCTGACTCTCACCAATCCGTCGCTCGCTTTCGACGAAgagaataagattatttaCAGACGCCCAACGGGGGATGCATCCACACAACCTAAAGTCTCAATCGTCTCCGGCGGAGGCTCCGGCCACGAACCCGCTTTTGCCGGGTTTGTTGGCAAAGGCCTCCTGACGGCCTCCGTGGCTGGAACAATATTCGCTTCCCCGTCCGCAGAGCAAGTCAGAAGAGCTGTGATGCAGCGAGTAGAAGTTTCCAAGGGTGTGCTTATTATCATAATGAATTATACGGGTGACGTGCTCAATTTTGGAATGGCGGCGGAAAAGGCAAAGGCAGCTGGGATTAAAACCGAATTCTTTGCCGTTGGAGATGACGTTGGAGTTGGAAGGACGAAGGGAGGGAAGGTAGGGCGAAGAGGCATTGGTGGTGGGATTCTTGTGCTGAAAATAATCGGAGCTTTGGCGGAAGCCGG GGCTTCGCTGAGCGAAGTATATGCGACCGCAAAACTGGTTGCAAAGAATGTTGTGAGCTTAGGATCGTCCCTGGAGCATGTGCACGTCCCCGGAAGAGAGACTTCAGACGCTTCAGAGGTGATACCTGAGGGTGAGATTGAAGTGGGGATGGGAATTCATAACGAACCTGGCTCTCATCGAGTCAAAAACACATTGGAGGAGCTGATACAGACCATGCTCAAACAGCTTTTAGATCAGGATGACAAGGATCGAGGATTCTTAAAATGGGATTCTCCAGACAAGTTTGTCCTTTTCATCAACAACCTTGGAGGTGTCAGTACCCTGGAGCTCTCTGGAATCACTGCCGAGACGATCCTTCAACTGGAGAGAGACTATCACATTAAGCCAGTCAGAACAATCCAAGGAACGTTTCTGACCAGTTTGAATGGAATGGGTTTCAGCATCTCGTTACTGAGGCTAGTTGACACTAGACTTGGACAGGGAAGATCTCTGCTGGAGCTTTTGGACGCCCCTGCTGAGGCTGTTGGATGGGCTGCTCCCATCCAAACATCGACCTGGGAAAGTCAATCCGATGCTACATTCGAAGGTCGACGAGCGTCGTCCGTTCAAGAAGCCCCTTCCAACCTAAAAG TGAATATCTCCGTTTTCAGGAAGGCTGTGTTATCCGGTCTAAACCGGTTGATCGCCGCAGAAAGCACAGTAACTCGCTACGACACCGTCGTGGGCGATGGGGACTGTGGTGTCGGCCTAAAACGCGGAGCAGAAGCTATCGTCAGTCTTTTGAACAATCCCTCCGTCCCATTAAACGACGATATTCTCTGTAGCCTAAACAGAATCATCAGCTTAGTCGAAACTACCATGGACGGCACGAGCGGTGCCATCTACGCTATTTTCCTTAACGCCCTTGCGCATGGCCTCCGCGAGCAAGATTCTCCATCTAATTCAATATCGGTCACTGCCAAGGTCTGGTCACGGGCGCTGCAACAATCATTGAAGGCGTTAGCGAAGTATACCCCTGCCCAACCCGGGGATCGGACACTCATCGACGCACTGGTACCTTTCATTAATAAACTGGCTGAATCTGGGGATGTTAAAGCCGCTGCATGTGCGGCGCAGGAGGGTGCCGAGTCCACTAAGAGCATGAAAGCTAGTTTAGGAAGATCAGTGTACATCGGTGGTGAAGATGAGTGGATAGGTAAAATTCCAGACCCTGGGGCATATGGCCTGAGTGAATTCCTGAATGGCTTGGCCGATGGAATTTGA
- a CDS encoding uncharacterized protein (EggNog:ENOG410PGFA~COG:O) yields the protein MQNHGTRGTRKPGGKRKLCDGNSETAEDLVRNSQGTIPDLFSRGRNTIFGHKSRQLSPTSKRLKRNELDPQQQSPSKQSQPAQERIPVERMYNFPNQSAKSSSLGQQNSRTVPRTYLNPSSTPSNFTPHTGPKRLTVKNLRVVPKLDQEQYFEKIWAQLNTALTAIFNEQKPSFSLEELYKGAENVCRQKRAQSLAKKLQERCKVYISESVLPSLLAKSKDSDDIVVLRAVEAAWSAWSSRLVTIRSIFYYLDQSFLLRSPEHPTIYEMGTIGFRSIVFSNPSLKPKMLQGACQLVDLDRNNDASSDSTLLRNAIKLFSDLRVYKSEFEPAMLEASDRYLKAWADNEANSSYLATYVSKSHRVIEKEMERCDLFNLDIDTKQRLSEMLDKRLVSDQSDTLLKESDVLGLLRTSNQIALGELYSLLQRIDLGSKLKPAFTSFILEEGSSIVFDKEREGEMVVRLLDFKQNLDDILAKSFQKDELLARALRESFETFINKSQKGGDVAQPGEMIAKHVDLLLRGGLKSIRKRQVPLKNDEDIAMIDEDAELNKALDQVLDLFRFVHGKAVFEAFYKNDLARRLLMGRSASDDAEKSMLARLASECGSNFTHNLESMFKDIDLARDEMASYNALLREKREKTNLDLYVNVLSSAAWPSYPDVPVKVPRIISSALSDFEHFYNNKYNGRKLNWKHSLAHCQLKARFPSGNKEIVVSSFQAIVLLLFNDVADGQTLSYHDIRDETGLSDIELKRTLQSLACAKYRVLIKHPKGRDINATDTFSFNTRFSDPKMRIKINQIQLKETKEENKETHERVAADRNYETQAAIVRIMKSRKTISPQELIVEVIKATRNRGDLDPADIKKNIDKLIEKEYMERDTESNKYKYIA from the exons ATGCAGAATCACGGGACACGTGGGACGCGCAAACCAGGCGGCAAGAGGAAGCTCTGCGACGGAAACTCAGAAACAGCCGAAGACTTGGTACGAAATAGTCAAGGCACAATTCCCGATCTTTTCTCGAGGGGGAGGAATACCATATTTGGCCATAAGAGTCGGCAACTGTCACCAACGAGCAAACGGCTGAAGCGGAACGAACTTGATCCCCAGCAGCAAAGCCCGTCCAAACAGTCGCAGCCAGCTCAAGAACGTATCCCCGTGGAGAGAATGTACAACTTTCCGAACCAAAGCGCCAAAAGCTCCTCGCTAGGGCAGCAAAACAGTCGCACCGTCCCGCGGACGTACCTAAACCCATCGTCTACCCCGTCGAACTTCACACCTCACACCGGGCCTAAGCGGCTCACTGTCAAGAACCTCCGAGTGGTGCCAAAACTTGACCAAGAGCAATATTTTGAGAAGATCTGGGCTCAGCTTAACACCGCCTTAACGGCGATCTTTAATGAACAAAAGCCGTCGTTCTCATTAGAGGAGCTGTACAAAGGGGCTGAAAATGTTTGCCGCCAGAAACGTGCCCAGAGCTTAGCAAAGAAGCTCCAAGAGCGCTGCAAAGTTTACATATCCGAGAGTGTACTCCCATCCTTGCTGGCAAAATCGAAAGATAGTGACGATATTGTTGTGTTGCGGGCGGTGGAGGCAGCATGGTCGGCGTGGAGCTCCCGTTTA GTTACAATACGATCGATATTCTACTACCTAGACCAGTCCTTCCTTCTTCGCTCCCCGGAGCACCCAACCATCTATGAAATGGGCACGATCGGGTTTCGGTCTATTGTCTTCTCCAACCCATCTCTCAAGCCGAAAATGCTGCAAGGAGCATGCCAGCTAGTTGATCTTGACAGAAATAATGATGCATCTTCTGATTCTACGTTGCTCAGGAACGCTATCAAGCTATTCTCGGACCTAAGAGTTTACAAAAGTGAATTCGAGCCCGCTATGCTGGAGGCTTCAGACAGATATTTAAAGGCATGGGCGGATAATGAAGCGAATTCGAGTTATCTTGCTACATACGTGAGTAAAAGTCACCGGGTTATTGAAAAGGAGATGGAGAGATGCGATCTTTTCAACCTTGATATCGACACAAAACAACGCCTATCGGAAATGCTTGATAAGCGCCTGGTATCAGATCAAAGTGACACGCTTCTAAAAGAAAGCGACGTACTAGGCCTCCTCAGGACAAGTAACCAAATTGCCCTTGGGGAGCTATATTCACTACTACAGAGAATCGACCTGGGATCGAAGTTAAAACCTGCGTTTACCTCTTTCATCTTAGAAGAGGGCTCTTCAATTGTTTTTGATAAGGAAAGAGAAGGCGAAATGGTCGTTAGGCTTCTCGATTTTAAACAAAACTTGGATGATATCTTGGCAAAGTCCTTCCAAAAGGATGAGCTTTTAGCTCGCGCTCTCAGGGAGTCATTTGAAAcgtttatcaacaagagccAAAAGGGTGGTGATGTTGCCCAGCCTGGAGAAATGATTGCAAAACATGTGGATCTACTGCTTAGGGGGGGACTTAAATCGATCCGCAAACGCCAAGTCCCACTGAAAAATGACGAAGACATTGCAATGATTGACGAGGATGCCGAACTAAACAAAGCACTTGATCAGGTCCTTGATCTGTTTCGTTTCGTTCATGGCAAAGCAGTCTTTGAGGCATTCTATAAAAATGATCTTGCTCGTCGTCTCCTTATGGGAAGAAGCGCCAGCGACGATGCAGAAAAGAGCATGCTGGCTAGATTAGCATCAG AATGCGGTTCAAACTTCACACACAATCTCGAGTCTATGTTTAAGGACATAGATCTTGCTCGTGATGAGATGGCTTCATATAACGCTCTACTGCGcgaaaaaagggaaaaaacaAATTTGGACCTTTACGTCAACGTCCTTTCATCTGCAGCCTGGCCGTCTTACCCAGATGTGCCTGTAAAAGTGCCTCGAATAATATCGAGCGCACTCTCCGATTTCGAGCACTTTTACAACAACAAGTATAACGGCAGGAAGCTTAATTGGAAACACTCTCTTGCCCATTGTCAATTGAAGGCGAGGTTTCCTAGCGGTAACAAGGAGATCGTTGTCAGTTCGTTCCAAGCCATTGTCCTGCTCTTGTTCAATGATGTAGCAGATGGACAGACGTTATCCTATCATGATATCCGGGATGAGACAGGTCTTT CCGATATTGAATTGAAGCGTACACTTCAATCCCTTGCATGTGCTAAATACCGAGTCCTCATCAAACATCCAAAGGGAAGAGACATTAACGCAACTGATACCTTTAGTTTCAACACCAGGTTTTCAGACCCAAAGATGCGGATTAAAATTAACCAAATCCAGTTGAAAGAGACTAAAGAGGAAAACAAGGAAACGCATGAACGTGTTGCGGCAGACAGGAATTACGAAACCCAAGCAGCCATTGTGCGCATCATGAAGAGCCGGAAGACCATTTCTCCGCAGGAGCTTATCGTAGAGGTGATTAAGGCAACAAGGAATCGCGGTGACTTGGACCCAGCGGATATAAAGAAAAACATCGACAA GCTTATTGAAAAGGAGTATATGGAACGAGACACGGAGTCAAATAAGTACAAGTATATAGCATAA